In the Patescibacteria group bacterium genome, one interval contains:
- a CDS encoding saccharopine dehydrogenase NADP-binding domain-containing protein, whose protein sequence is MIFTNRLVILGFGSIGQGVLPLILRHIEINPDQITIITGDKRGEKIAKKYGVNFFVNPLTKDNYKSVLKPFLKKGDVLLHLAVDVSSNDIIDFCQQKKVIYLDTCTEVWSNSASNVNEHLNYTLREGALNLKKKYGAHSTTAVITLGANPGLVSCFVKEALVQIARDTGVLESIPVSREGWAMLAKTLNIKSIHIAEEDTQVCISPKNHGEFVNSWSVDSFIVESLQMPELGWGSHEKYFPTDGERFTFGCKAAISLKRKGMSTLVRTWTPLGGNQVGFLITHNESISIADYLTIGSGDNPEYRPTVHFAYTPCDDARRSLQEFDVRGWKQQDKQRVIIGDVVEGVDELGVLLMGHKKQSYWYGSRLSIKDARKLAPNNNATSLQVSAGVLAGMIWAIKNPNCGIVEPEEIPHEEILSIAKPYLGIMIGEYSDWTPLQGRIKHFAEDVDENDPWQFKNFLF, encoded by the coding sequence ATGATATTTACAAATCGTTTAGTTATTCTTGGGTTTGGATCTATTGGACAAGGAGTGCTTCCCTTAATTTTGCGCCATATAGAAATAAATCCTGATCAAATTACAATTATTACGGGTGACAAGCGAGGAGAAAAAATTGCTAAGAAGTATGGGGTCAATTTTTTTGTCAATCCTCTTACGAAGGATAATTATAAATCAGTTTTGAAGCCATTCTTAAAGAAGGGCGATGTTCTGCTGCATCTCGCCGTTGATGTTTCAAGTAATGATATTATTGATTTTTGTCAACAAAAAAAAGTAATCTATCTCGATACATGTACGGAGGTGTGGAGTAATTCTGCTAGCAACGTAAACGAACATTTAAACTATACTCTTCGTGAAGGTGCCCTAAATCTTAAAAAAAAATATGGTGCACATAGCACGACAGCGGTCATTACTCTTGGGGCGAATCCTGGATTGGTTTCATGCTTTGTTAAAGAAGCACTTGTTCAAATTGCTCGTGATACGGGCGTGCTTGAGTCGATTCCTGTGTCACGAGAGGGATGGGCAATGTTGGCTAAAACACTTAATATCAAATCAATTCATATTGCCGAGGAAGATACACAGGTTTGTATTTCTCCAAAAAATCATGGTGAATTTGTAAATTCATGGTCGGTAGACAGTTTTATTGTTGAAAGCTTGCAAATGCCAGAATTGGGATGGGGTAGTCATGAAAAATATTTTCCTACAGATGGAGAGCGATTTACTTTTGGATGTAAGGCTGCTATTAGCCTTAAGCGCAAAGGAATGTCAACTCTTGTTCGCACATGGACACCTCTTGGTGGCAATCAAGTTGGATTTCTAATCACACATAATGAATCTATATCCATTGCTGATTATTTAACGATAGGAAGTGGAGATAATCCTGAATATCGCCCCACTGTACATTTTGCTTATACTCCATGTGATGATGCTAGGCGTTCTTTGCAGGAATTTGATGTTCGTGGCTGGAAGCAGCAAGATAAGCAACGAGTAATTATTGGGGATGTGGTTGAAGGTGTAGATGAGCTCGGGGTACTTTTGATGGGTCATAAAAAACAATCTTATTGGTACGGATCTCGGCTTTCAATAAAAGATGCGCGTAAACTAGCACCAAATAACAATGCAACGTCATTACAGGTATCTGCTGGAGTTCTTGCTGGTATGATCTGGGCAATAAAAAATCCAAATTGCGGAATTGTCGAACCAGAAGAAATTCCCCATGAAGAAATTTTAAGCATTGCGAAGCCATATCTTGGGATAATGATTGGTGAATATAGTGATTGGACACCGCTACAAGGGCGTATTAAGCATTTTGCCGAAGATGTTGATGAGAATGATCCGTGGCAATTTAAAAATTTTTTATTTTAA
- a CDS encoding ACT domain-containing protein — protein sequence MKENESVLETEVAKISCLGPVGTYSYLAAREIFSKTGTFIMAPTIKKVFDNVENEMVDFAVVPAENSIAGVVQETIDSLLDYPLNVVGSYIKEIHHCLAARVDDVLLIKQVKSHVQPLSQCKEWLSANLPEAILASESSSVEAIVSTTDPEVAFIADETTAKKHGLKILARNIQDYKDNYTEFYVLSKNEKNNLVKNLKQENTLMIIASRDRLGLLSDVLNVLTRRKLNLVKLHSRKRIDKGWDYYFFLEIESLPSDPNFIKAKKEIEEYCSLVRILGVV from the coding sequence ATGAAAGAAAATGAATCAGTGCTTGAGACGGAGGTGGCCAAAATTTCTTGTCTAGGCCCAGTTGGGACATATTCATATTTAGCCGCGCGAGAGATTTTTTCAAAAACAGGAACTTTCATAATGGCACCCACGATAAAAAAAGTTTTTGATAATGTTGAAAATGAAATGGTTGATTTTGCGGTTGTGCCGGCGGAAAATTCGATTGCAGGTGTAGTCCAGGAAACGATTGATTCTTTACTGGATTATCCTCTTAATGTGGTTGGATCTTATATTAAGGAAATACATCATTGCTTAGCAGCACGAGTTGATGATGTGTTATTGATAAAACAGGTTAAGTCGCACGTTCAGCCACTTAGTCAATGCAAGGAGTGGTTGAGTGCTAATTTGCCAGAGGCGATTCTTGCGTCTGAATCAAGTTCAGTTGAGGCAATTGTTTCTACAACCGATCCGGAAGTGGCTTTTATCGCCGATGAAACAACAGCTAAGAAACATGGGTTGAAGATTTTGGCGAGAAATATCCAGGACTATAAGGATAATTATACCGAGTTTTATGTTTTGTCAAAAAATGAAAAAAACAATCTAGTTAAAAATTTAAAACAAGAAAATACTTTAATGATTATTGCTTCTCGTGATCGTCTAGGCTTATTAAGTGATGTGCTTAATGTTCTCACCAGGAGAAAATTAAACCTAGTTAAGTTACATTCTCGGAAAAGAATAGACAAGGGCTGGGATTATTATTTTTTTCTTGAAATTGAATCTTTGCCGAGCGACCCGAATTTCATCAAGGCAAAAAAGGAGATAGAAGAATATTGCTCCTTGGTCCGAATTCTCGGAGTGGTGTAA
- a CDS encoding branched-chain amino acid transaminase, whose protein sequence is MFIWLNGKFIDSSKATVPILNHSLHYGSAVFEGIRCYDTADGPAIFRLKDHIDRLFYSAKTIGMEVPYSKGDILEATKVLIKKNKLKECYIRPIIFYGEKMGLLPVGAPVHFAIAAWSWGKYLEKDSVSIKISPYVRIHPQSSVMGAKISGHYSNSIIAALDAKKSGFDEALLLDYKGNIAEGPGENIFFVKGKKVFTPKRDSILPGLTRDSVIRILKDKKFAVVEKNIRPAEIKNFEEAFFTGTAVEINAIGKIDNKLIGKGNIGTVAKDIKESYADIVRGKIPKYRKWLDFINV, encoded by the coding sequence ATGTTTATTTGGCTAAATGGAAAATTTATTGATTCGTCAAAGGCAACTGTGCCGATTTTGAATCACAGCCTTCATTATGGCTCCGCCGTTTTTGAGGGTATTCGTTGTTATGACACCGCAGATGGTCCAGCCATCTTTCGATTAAAGGATCATATTGATCGACTTTTTTATTCCGCGAAAACTATAGGCATGGAAGTTCCATATTCAAAGGGGGATATTTTGGAAGCGACCAAAGTTTTGATTAAAAAAAATAAACTCAAGGAGTGTTATATTCGGCCGATAATTTTCTACGGAGAAAAGATGGGTCTTTTGCCGGTTGGCGCACCAGTTCATTTCGCGATTGCGGCCTGGTCATGGGGAAAGTATTTGGAAAAGGATAGTGTGTCAATAAAGATTTCTCCATATGTCAGGATTCATCCGCAGTCAAGTGTGATGGGAGCTAAGATTTCCGGCCATTATTCTAATTCGATAATCGCCGCGTTGGATGCAAAAAAATCTGGTTTTGATGAGGCTTTGCTTTTGGACTACAAGGGAAATATTGCTGAAGGCCCCGGGGAAAATATTTTTTTTGTAAAAGGCAAAAAAGTATTTACACCTAAGCGAGATAGCATCTTGCCAGGCTTGACTCGCGATAGCGTTATCCGCATTTTAAAAGATAAGAAATTTGCAGTGGTTGAAAAAAATATTCGGCCAGCGGAAATAAAGAATTTTGAAGAGGCTTTCTTTACTGGAACAGCCGTAGAAATAAACGCAATTGGAAAGATAGATAATAAATTGATTGGAAAGGGAAATATTGGTACCGTTGCTAAAGATATCAAAGAAAGCTATGCAGATATTGTCAGAGGAAAAATCCCTAAATATCGCAAATGGCTAGATTTTATTAATGTTTAA
- a CDS encoding prolyl-tRNA synthetase produces MKQSHLFTKTRREAPKDEVSKNAQLLIRGGFVNKELAGAYAYLPLGIKVINKISNIIREEMDAAGGQELTMTALQEKEIWEKTNRWSDDVVDNWFKTKLKNGTELGLGFTHEEAITRMMKNHTSSYKDLPVYPYQIQTKFRNESRAKSGLMRGREFLMKDLYSFSRSHEEHELFYEKMKDVYMRVFDRLGMGDKTYITISSGGSFSKYSYEFQTLSEAGEDVVYIIDEEKRIAINKDDFNEEVLKDFGVTLKQEELVGHKSIEVGDIYNLGHRFSEAFNLTYKNEEGKEELVVMGSYGMSPSRLMGAIVELNNDDKGIMWPEAVSPFAVHLISLGKNEEAEALYNELRRNNIEVLYDDRDAMAGEKFADADLIGISARFIISNKSLAAGGGEFSHRATKESEIIPLDQLAQKLKK; encoded by the coding sequence ATGAAACAGTCACACTTATTTACCAAGACAAGAAGAGAGGCGCCAAAGGATGAGGTGAGCAAGAATGCCCAATTATTAATTCGTGGTGGTTTTGTGAACAAGGAGTTAGCCGGCGCTTATGCTTATTTGCCATTAGGGATTAAAGTAATTAATAAGATTTCAAATATTATTCGTGAGGAAATGGATGCGGCTGGTGGACAGGAATTAACTATGACGGCCTTGCAAGAAAAAGAAATTTGGGAAAAGACGAATCGTTGGAGCGATGATGTTGTTGATAATTGGTTCAAGACAAAATTGAAAAATGGCACAGAATTAGGACTGGGTTTTACGCATGAAGAGGCAATAACAAGAATGATGAAAAATCATACTAGTTCTTACAAGGATTTGCCGGTTTATCCATATCAAATCCAAACAAAATTTCGCAATGAGTCACGTGCAAAATCAGGCTTGATGCGCGGTCGTGAATTCTTGATGAAGGATTTGTATTCTTTTTCTCGCAGTCACGAAGAACACGAATTGTTTTACGAAAAAATGAAAGATGTTTACATGCGCGTTTTTGATCGCTTGGGTATGGGTGATAAGACTTACATCACAATTTCTTCCGGTGGTTCATTTTCAAAATATTCTTACGAATTCCAAACTCTTTCTGAGGCAGGTGAAGATGTCGTGTATATTATTGATGAAGAAAAAAGAATCGCCATTAACAAAGATGATTTTAATGAAGAGGTGTTGAAAGACTTTGGCGTAACTTTGAAACAGGAAGAATTGGTGGGGCACAAATCAATCGAGGTTGGTGACATTTATAATTTGGGACACAGATTTTCCGAAGCCTTTAATCTCACTTATAAAAATGAAGAAGGAAAAGAAGAATTGGTGGTCATGGGTTCATATGGCATGAGTCCGTCGAGATTGATGGGTGCGATTGTGGAGTTGAATAATGACGACAAAGGCATTATGTGGCCAGAAGCAGTCTCACCATTTGCCGTGCACTTGATTAGTTTAGGTAAGAATGAAGAAGCCGAAGCACTTTACAATGAATTGCGAAGAAATAATATCGAAGTACTCTATGATGATCGTGATGCCATGGCGGGAGAAAAATTTGCCGACGCAGACTTGATCGGAATTAGCGCACGTTTTATTATCAGTAATAAGTCTTTAGCTGCTGGTGGTGGGGAATTCTCTCATCGTGCAACGAAAGAAAGTGAAATAATTCCATTGGATCAATTGGCGCAGAAATTGAAGAAATAA
- a CDS encoding threonylcarbamoyl-AMP synthase: MILLTRKDILENKDFYIDEIKNGKVFIYPTDTLFGLGIDATNQNGVERIFQIKNRNAKPMLIIAPSWQWLKTNCVLTKENYSTLKQKLPGAYSFVVNLKNKTAIYEKVNNGQDSLGVRIPDCWFTELIQQAKVPFVTTSVNLSGQASALKISEIPEKILAQVDYVIDDETSLSGKASTIIDLRGEERVLR; the protein is encoded by the coding sequence ATGATTTTACTCACCAGAAAAGACATCCTAGAAAACAAAGATTTTTACATTGACGAAATAAAAAACGGCAAAGTTTTTATTTATCCGACCGATACATTGTTCGGCCTCGGCATTGATGCCACAAATCAAAACGGCGTAGAGAGAATTTTCCAAATCAAAAATCGCAACGCCAAGCCCATGCTCATCATTGCACCTTCTTGGCAATGGCTTAAAACTAATTGCGTGCTTACCAAAGAGAATTATTCAACCCTAAAACAAAAACTCCCTGGTGCTTATTCGTTTGTCGTGAACTTAAAAAACAAAACCGCTATTTACGAAAAGGTAAATAACGGTCAAGACAGCCTTGGTGTTAGAATTCCCGATTGTTGGTTTACTGAATTAATCCAGCAAGCCAAAGTCCCCTTCGTCACCACCTCAGTAAATCTCTCCGGACAAGCATCAGCTTTGAAAATAAGCGAGATTCCGGAAAAAATATTAGCGCAAGTTGATTATGTCATTGACGACGAAACGTCATTGAGCGGTAAGGCTAGTACGATTATTGATTTACGTGGTGAAGAGAGAGTATTGCGATAA
- a CDS encoding amino acid racemase, translating to MNQVIDKNFTLGILGGMGPLAGVELQRKIIKFSPAQKDQDHIKMVCFTNPHINDRTACLESGEDFSLSIATSLNQLKNFGAAIGVIACNTAHAQIEAIENQSTLPLVNLVEETVNYLSVCLPDVKKIGLLATDGTIKSGVYRKYFEKYNFEEILPDKETQEVVTELIYSSTGLKSGFVETKINAYVLNALVERLLDKGADMVILGCTELSLLNIDNNKTVDPLIIVAKKIIKLAYHLDVE from the coding sequence ATGAATCAAGTGATTGATAAAAATTTTACACTGGGCATTCTTGGCGGCATGGGACCGTTGGCTGGTGTTGAGTTACAGAGAAAAATTATTAAATTTTCTCCGGCTCAAAAAGACCAGGATCATATCAAAATGGTTTGTTTTACCAACCCGCACATTAATGATCGAACAGCCTGTCTCGAAAGCGGCGAGGACTTTAGTTTATCAATTGCTACCTCGTTAAATCAGTTAAAAAATTTTGGTGCCGCAATTGGCGTTATTGCGTGCAATACTGCGCATGCCCAAATCGAGGCAATAGAAAATCAGTCGACTTTACCACTTGTTAATCTTGTGGAAGAAACAGTAAATTACTTGTCGGTATGTCTCCCGGATGTAAAGAAAATTGGCCTCCTGGCCACCGACGGCACAATCAAATCAGGCGTGTATCGCAAGTATTTTGAGAAGTATAATTTTGAGGAAATCTTGCCAGACAAAGAAACTCAGGAAGTGGTTACGGAATTAATTTATAGTAGCACCGGCCTGAAGTCAGGATTTGTGGAAACAAAAATAAATGCTTATGTGTTAAATGCTTTGGTTGAACGTTTGTTAGATAAAGGGGCGGATATGGTTATTCTGGGTTGCACAGAATTATCTTTATTAAATATTGATAATAACAAAACTGTTGATCCGTTAATTATTGTTGCTAAAAAAATAATTAAACTCGCTTATCATCTTGACGTAGAGTGA
- a CDS encoding membrane dipeptidase, translating into MNLQVFDAHQDLLWYEQNKKEDEVLQTGFQVINDSAVKLVVASVFIDSENKTNEELIEMVRAELNEYQRLAQENKMIIVRGKKDLTTLLESEQHGLLLHIEGLDFLTPENENCLTEFYELGLRSVGLVWGKRNAIMASANNEGGLSDFGRKLIKKINKLGIIIDLAHANEASFYDVMAISEKPVMVSHGNAYNICPGARNFKDEQISLLDKKHGVIGIFFSKKYLATNSRASLEDAFRQAEYLYKLAPNAVMIGSDFGGITTGTPVDLEGIDKYPDLFDKIEEKLGTKAKDKIAYENFKTFLEKHFYESSD; encoded by the coding sequence ATGAATTTACAAGTATTTGATGCTCACCAGGACTTACTGTGGTATGAGCAAAACAAAAAAGAGGACGAGGTTTTACAAACTGGATTTCAGGTGATTAATGATTCAGCTGTTAAGCTAGTGGTCGCTTCGGTTTTTATTGATAGTGAAAATAAGACTAATGAAGAATTGATAGAGATGGTGAGAGCAGAGTTGAACGAATACCAAAGATTGGCTCAGGAAAACAAAATGATTATCGTGAGGGGTAAAAAGGATTTGACTACGTTATTGGAATCTGAACAGCATGGACTACTCTTGCACATTGAGGGTTTAGATTTTTTAACGCCAGAGAATGAGAATTGTTTAACAGAATTTTACGAGCTAGGATTGCGGTCAGTAGGATTGGTCTGGGGAAAAAGAAATGCTATTATGGCGAGTGCTAATAATGAGGGTGGATTGAGTGACTTTGGGCGAAAGTTGATTAAAAAAATAAATAAACTCGGAATCATAATTGATTTGGCACATGCCAATGAGGCAAGCTTTTATGATGTTATGGCGATAAGTGAGAAACCGGTAATGGTGTCGCACGGAAATGCATACAATATTTGTCCAGGTGCTAGAAATTTCAAAGATGAACAAATTTCTTTGTTGGATAAAAAGCATGGCGTAATTGGAATATTTTTTTCTAAAAAATATTTGGCCACAAACTCGAGGGCAAGTCTGGAAGACGCCTTTAGGCAAGCAGAATATTTGTACAAATTAGCGCCTAACGCGGTTATGATCGGTAGTGATTTTGGAGGTATTACTACCGGCACCCCCGTTGACTTAGAGGGCATTGATAAATATCCTGATTTATTTGATAAGATTGAAGAAAAATTAGGCACAAAGGCAAAGGATAAAATTGCCTATGAAAACTTTAAAACATTTTTAGAAAAACATTTCTATGAATCAAGTGATTGA
- a CDS encoding AAA family ATPase, which translates to MPTINKKMLFEQAQAHVSGVVEKIQASFITTKESVKKIKTRLRNSSGGDRIMEAEVLKYSEQRVGELEQLQSSPYFVGCEIEFAGKAREEIFFSKFSYSEEQIYSWTTPASLIRYEQPGDVSYVLPDGTMRHGKMLRKNQFMIVDGKIIFMASEAIGSSRQLIYQEHLMQRKNSFVLPEIVEQMEKKQDEVIRADYHGSYLISGPAGSGKTTLALHRVAYLVQSPDTAEHFPGTNIIVFVHDNSTKEYFSNLLPQLGINNVTITIFSDWAREILGLMNYQYVYRFGESESEKDQYEYLKNKALKEMTGGIASPEALTRVYVSYFKDDLLDMFKKQLAQKVLDRFDLTILLKSFIVLHGGLKRQETYVAVDKNGREKIKRGLLPVEYSLIVIDEAENYLSEQIALIKNCANKNQAVLYVGDLAQQTKLCTLKDWQEVGEDFVGNRKVELFKVYRNTKEILEYVRTQGYDVTIPAEIKSGKTVIEKVINSELDETKYIHDIISSNDGMIIGLIHRDLNYLKPYKEKYKDNNKVHILSIDEAQGVEFDVVIFLNYEHTLDFADCDAELINEKKRVQRDLNYVAMTRAMSELHIFKN; encoded by the coding sequence ATGCCAACAATAAACAAAAAAATGCTCTTTGAGCAGGCTCAAGCGCATGTTTCGGGAGTAGTGGAGAAGATTCAAGCTTCTTTTATTACTACTAAGGAATCTGTGAAAAAAATTAAAACTCGTTTGCGAAATTCTTCTGGCGGTGATCGGATTATGGAGGCGGAGGTTTTGAAGTATTCGGAACAGCGGGTGGGTGAGTTGGAGCAGTTGCAGTCCTCGCCGTATTTTGTTGGTTGTGAGATTGAGTTTGCCGGGAAGGCGCGGGAGGAGATCTTTTTTTCGAAATTTAGTTATTCCGAGGAACAGATTTATTCTTGGACAACGCCAGCGTCGCTAATTCGTTATGAGCAACCAGGTGATGTGAGCTATGTGTTGCCCGATGGCACGATGCGGCATGGCAAGATGTTGCGCAAGAATCAGTTTATGATTGTCGATGGCAAGATTATCTTTATGGCCTCTGAGGCGATTGGCTCTTCGCGACAATTGATTTATCAAGAGCATTTGATGCAGCGTAAGAATTCTTTTGTCTTGCCGGAGATTGTTGAACAAATGGAAAAAAAACAGGACGAGGTGATTCGCGCAGATTATCATGGCTCGTATCTCATCTCTGGTCCGGCCGGCTCGGGTAAGACGACCTTGGCCTTGCATCGCGTTGCTTATCTAGTGCAGTCACCAGATACGGCCGAACATTTTCCTGGCACTAATATTATTGTCTTTGTGCATGACAATTCGACTAAAGAATATTTCTCCAATCTGCTGCCACAATTAGGAATAAACAATGTGACAATTACAATTTTCTCCGATTGGGCCCGCGAGATTCTGGGCTTAATGAATTACCAATATGTTTATCGCTTTGGTGAGAGTGAATCAGAAAAAGATCAGTACGAATATTTAAAAAATAAAGCCTTGAAAGAGATGACTGGTGGAATCGCTTCTCCCGAGGCTTTGACGAGAGTTTATGTGTCATATTTCAAAGATGATTTATTGGATATGTTTAAAAAACAACTGGCACAAAAAGTTCTGGACCGTTTTGATTTAACGATTTTATTGAAATCGTTTATCGTATTACACGGTGGCCTAAAAAGACAGGAGACCTATGTAGCGGTCGATAAAAATGGTCGCGAAAAAATCAAACGCGGTTTATTGCCAGTGGAATATTCCTTGATTGTGATTGATGAAGCGGAAAATTATTTAAGCGAGCAAATCGCTTTGATTAAAAATTGTGCCAATAAAAATCAAGCCGTTCTCTATGTTGGCGATTTAGCGCAACAAACAAAACTTTGCACGTTGAAAGACTGGCAAGAGGTGGGTGAGGACTTTGTCGGCAACCGCAAAGTGGAGCTCTTCAAGGTCTACCGCAATACGAAAGAGATTTTGGAATATGTTCGAACCCAAGGCTATGACGTCACTATTCCGGCGGAAATAAAATCGGGCAAGACGGTAATAGAGAAAGTGATTAATTCTGAATTAGATGAAACCAAATACATTCATGATATAATCAGCAGTAACGACGGCATGATAATCGGCTTAATCCATCGCGACTTAAATTATCTAAAACCGTATAAAGAAAAATATAAAGATAACAACAAAGTTCACATCTTATCTATTGACGAAGCACAAGGTGTCGAATTTGATGTGGTAATTTTCCTTAATTACGAACACACTCTTGATTTTGCTGATTGCGACGCTGAATTGATTAATGAAAAAAAACGTGTGCAACGAGATTTGAATTATGTAGCCATGACGAGAGCTATGAGTGAATTGCACATTTTTAAAAATTAA
- a CDS encoding radical SAM protein yields MIFSGLLIKKYSDGKIKLINLADGDEALADQKALNLIISMSLKPSRVTCSEEEIALLVALEEGIAIFAEDGVSSPVISEGDFENLEISPTDSCNLLCRHCCVFDEDNPKRDHSIDINLLEKTIIDAEKMGMYSLRLSGGEILTYYAVERLLTFLNMRNVRTNIVTNGLLLDRFLSSMNNARMSFIISLDGFEASHDYLRGEGTFVRTKKNIEMAIDAGFEVEVNMVVYDKNVGDVDAFSEFVKDIGASSLNIQALRPVGRASHCLTGKMVTDEKFLRDIHQNELLSQMAKIEDGVTFCTSCKSGLIIDHDANVFGCVFLAEKPTGNLQKDSIATIYARAIAENPLHDLNTLSECSNCELFKKVCAGGCRARAYKMTGSIYGCDYWIPFLIGHPKFEKSGRRPHEFLLI; encoded by the coding sequence ATGATTTTTTCAGGATTACTGATAAAAAAATATAGCGACGGAAAAATAAAACTCATTAATCTTGCCGACGGGGACGAAGCCCTTGCGGATCAGAAAGCTCTCAATCTTATAATTTCAATGAGTCTTAAGCCTTCTCGGGTAACTTGTTCCGAAGAGGAAATTGCCTTATTGGTAGCGCTGGAAGAGGGTATCGCCATTTTCGCCGAAGACGGCGTCAGTTCTCCCGTTATTAGCGAAGGCGATTTTGAGAACCTTGAAATTAGCCCGACCGATTCTTGCAACCTGTTATGTAGACATTGCTGCGTTTTTGACGAAGATAATCCAAAGCGCGATCATTCCATTGATATCAATCTTCTGGAAAAAACCATCATAGATGCGGAAAAGATGGGGATGTATAGTCTCAGGTTGTCAGGTGGTGAAATACTGACATACTACGCCGTTGAACGGTTGCTGACTTTTCTTAATATGAGGAATGTGCGTACCAATATTGTGACAAATGGTCTATTGCTGGACCGCTTCCTGAGTTCAATGAATAATGCCAGGATGTCTTTTATCATCAGCCTCGATGGATTTGAGGCCTCGCATGATTACTTGCGAGGAGAAGGCACCTTCGTTCGCACCAAGAAAAATATTGAGATGGCCATCGATGCTGGCTTCGAGGTTGAGGTCAACATGGTCGTCTATGATAAAAATGTTGGAGATGTAGATGCTTTCTCGGAGTTTGTAAAAGACATTGGGGCAAGTAGTCTGAATATACAGGCACTTAGACCGGTCGGCAGAGCGTCGCATTGTCTTACTGGTAAAATGGTAACGGATGAAAAATTTCTTCGCGATATCCATCAAAACGAGCTTTTATCACAAATGGCCAAAATTGAAGACGGAGTAACTTTCTGTACGTCCTGCAAGTCTGGTCTGATAATTGATCACGATGCCAATGTCTTCGGGTGCGTCTTTCTGGCGGAGAAGCCGACCGGCAATCTGCAGAAAGACAGTATCGCTACGATATACGCACGGGCCATTGCAGAAAATCCATTACACGATCTTAATACTTTGTCGGAATGTTCCAATTGTGAATTATTCAAAAAAGTATGTGCAGGAGGATGTCGTGCCCGAGCTTATAAGATGACTGGTTCGATATACGGCTGTGATTACTGGATCCCGTTCCTCATTGGTCATCCCAAGTTTGAAAAAAGTGGGAGAAGACCTCATGAATTCCTGCTTATCTAA